In Papaver somniferum cultivar HN1 chromosome 1, ASM357369v1, whole genome shotgun sequence, a genomic segment contains:
- the LOC113271928 gene encoding hydroquinone glucosyltransferase-like: protein MEKTLPPHVIIMPSPGMGHLIPIIEFAKRFILDHGFSATIIIPTETNSPFQALKLALGSLPSAINTIILPPVDLSDLSHDVLAQMFATVNRSLPSFSDSIRTIASTHRVVSLVVDSFCTNAIHIANEFHIKAYIFFASSALFLSLVYHSSKLDQDYSCEFRDVPDPIQIPGCVPIRGVDLFIAFQDRKTENYTKFLEWSKELNFSRGIFVNSFEEFEHGAIEALNGKQWDNPPVYAIGPLIRTGVRCDGSNESDCLKWLDNQPPDSVLFVSFGSGGTLSSEQLTELALGLEMSDQKFLWFLRRPEKDAGASYLRIQGVEDPSEVLPKGFLERTRKSGLVISKWAPQIEILNHPSTGGFLTHCGWNSILESIVHGVPLIAWPLFAEQMMTAVFLTDDVKVALRPKPMKGRIIGRDEICKVVKELMEGDEGKRLRSKVRELKCVATSTLAEGGSSFKTFAEAVNPWRSYYRQ from the coding sequence ATGGAAAAAACTCTACCTCCCCATGTAATTATCATGCCGAGTCCAGGTATGGGTCATCTCATACCAATCATTGAGTTTGCTAAACGATTCATTCTTGATCATGGTTTCTCAGCCACGATAATTATTCCAACAGAAACTAATTCTCCATTTCAAGCACTAAAATTAGCTCTTGGTTCTCTACCAAGTGCTATCAATACAATCATTTTGCCTCCTGTTGATTTGAGTGACCTTTCTCATGATGTTCTTGCTCAGATGTTTGCAACTGTGAATCGCTCTCTCCCTTCTTTTTCTGACTCAATTAGAACCATTGCTTCAACTCACAGAGTCGTCTCTCTTGTTGTTGACAGTTTTTGTACGAATGCTATTCATATTGCTAATGAATTTCATATCAAGGCTTATATTTTCTTTGCATCATCAGCTCTGTTTTTGTCTTTGGTTTACCATTCATCCAAACTGGACCAGGATTACTCTTGTGAGTTTAGAGACGTACCTGACCCGATTCAGATTCCAGGTTGTGTACCAATCCGCGGGGTCGATCTTTTCATCGCATTTCAAGATAGGAAGACAGAGAATTATACGAAGTTTTTAGAATGGTCGAAAGAGTTGAATTTTAGTAGGGGCATCTTTGTAAATAGCTTTGAGGAATTTGAACATGGTGCTATTGAGGCTTTGAATGGGAAACAATGGGATAATCCACCGGTTTATGCAATTGGACCGCTCATTAGAACTGGTGTACGCTGTGACGGATCTAATGAGTCAGATTGTTTGAAGTGGTTGGATAATCAACCACCCGATTCTGTTCTGTTCGTGTCATTCGGTAGTGGTGGAACTCTCTCTAGTGAGCAACTAACTGAATTGGCTCTAGGGTTGGAAATGAGTGACCAAAAGTTTCTGTGGTTTTTAAGACGTCCTGAAAAGGATGCAGGTGCATCTTACTTGAGAATTCAAGGTGTTGAGGATCCTTCTGAAGTCTTACCAAAAGGGTTCTTGGAAAGAACCCGAAAATCggggttggttatttctaaatgGGCACCGCAAATTGAAATCCTTAATCATCCATCAACCGGTGGGTTTTTAACCCACTGTGGGTGGAACTCTATCCTTGAAAGCATCGTGCATGGTGTCCCCTTAATTGCATGGCCACTCTTTGCAGAGCAGATGATGACTGCCGTGTTTCTTACAGATGATGTGAAGGTAGCTTTAAGGCCGAAACCAATGAAAGGTAGGATAATAGGACGTGATGAGATTTGTAAAGTTGTGAAGGAACTTATGGAAGGAGATGAAGGGAAGAGACTTCGGAGTAAGGTGAGGGAACTTAAATGTGTTGCGACTAGCACATTGGCCGAAGGTGGCTCCTCGTTTAAAACATTCGCTGAGGCAGTAAATCCGTGGAGAAGTTATTACAGGCAGTGA